From a region of the Thermomicrobium roseum DSM 5159 genome:
- a CDS encoding HD domain-containing protein, whose amino-acid sequence MRDTDPSIERARAAASIETPDPDHADHVAFLALRLFDQLREPLALPPEGRDLLAAAALWHDCGQFRSLTDHHRHSFDRIMALPLRGFDRTQQLMIATIARYHRAAEPSLAHPQFRRLSPRERHLVEQLAALLRIAEGLDASHQRFVKDLTVEVTDDSVIIAVQSETYPTLEIEKAQARSGLFRNVFGKQVIVRWARLL is encoded by the coding sequence ATGCGGGACACGGATCCTTCCATCGAGCGAGCACGCGCGGCAGCATCCATCGAGACCCCCGACCCAGATCATGCGGACCATGTCGCGTTTCTGGCCCTTCGGCTCTTCGACCAACTCCGCGAGCCACTCGCTTTGCCGCCCGAAGGGCGCGACCTGCTTGCAGCTGCGGCGTTGTGGCATGACTGTGGGCAGTTTCGCTCGCTCACCGACCACCATCGGCATTCGTTCGATCGCATCATGGCTCTTCCGCTCCGTGGTTTCGACCGTACGCAACAGCTCATGATCGCAACCATCGCACGGTACCACCGCGCAGCTGAACCATCACTCGCTCATCCACAGTTCAGACGCTTATCACCGCGAGAGCGGCATCTCGTCGAGCAACTCGCCGCGCTTCTCCGCATTGCCGAGGGCCTCGACGCAAGTCACCAGCGTTTCGTCAAAGATCTCACTGTCGAAGTTACTGATGATTCCGTAATCATTGCGGTCCAGTCCGAAACCTACCCGACCCTGGAGATCGAAAAGGCACAGGCACGGAGTGGCTTGTTCCGAAACGTTTTCGGCAAGCAGGTCATCGTTCGCTGGGCTCGACTGCTCTGA
- the hflX gene encoding GTPase HflX, translating into MPPVERALLVCVEWRRDGWEADASLEELAQLARTAGVEVVGTVTQRLPHPHPQHYVGPGKLRELLTMRDQLGYTLLLADDELSPAQLRHLEDALQVKVLDRTALILDIFARHARTREGRLQVELAQLEYRLPRLTRMWTHLSRQAVGGVGLRGPGETQLEIDRRRARERIAWIRRQLEEVREHRARYRQRRRQNRLPVIALVGYTNAGKSTLLNALTGADVLAADKLFATLDPTTRRLRLSDSQVALLTDTVGFIHKLPTTLVAAFRATLEEILDAHLLLHVVDITHPKAAEQAAAVRQVLRELGADRYPTITVLNKIDRLEPTIDPDRLARELDIPTNAVFVSAATGYGLETLRDRIARTLRDIATPRAVQLLIPYREQRLIATLEEHGIISERRYLAEGILLRARLPNSLLPRLEPFLAPSVDDA; encoded by the coding sequence GTGCCCCCTGTGGAGCGTGCTCTTCTCGTCTGCGTCGAGTGGCGACGCGATGGTTGGGAGGCGGATGCCTCCCTCGAAGAACTCGCTCAACTCGCGCGGACTGCCGGCGTCGAAGTCGTGGGAACCGTCACCCAACGGCTGCCCCATCCACATCCACAGCACTACGTCGGCCCTGGAAAGTTGCGCGAGCTTCTGACAATGCGCGATCAACTCGGCTACACCCTCTTACTGGCCGATGATGAACTCTCCCCGGCTCAACTGCGTCACCTCGAGGATGCCTTGCAGGTCAAGGTACTCGATCGCACTGCCCTCATTCTCGACATCTTCGCACGGCACGCACGAACACGAGAAGGGCGCCTTCAGGTCGAGTTAGCCCAACTGGAATATCGCTTGCCGCGTCTGACCCGTATGTGGACACACCTGTCGCGTCAAGCGGTCGGTGGGGTCGGTCTTCGGGGACCAGGTGAGACGCAGCTCGAGATCGATCGCCGCCGAGCCCGGGAACGCATCGCCTGGATACGACGCCAACTCGAAGAGGTGCGAGAGCATCGCGCGCGGTATCGCCAGCGTCGGCGGCAGAACCGTCTTCCGGTCATTGCCCTCGTGGGCTATACCAACGCGGGTAAGTCCACACTGCTCAATGCGTTGACCGGCGCAGACGTGCTTGCAGCGGATAAGCTGTTTGCGACACTCGATCCGACCACACGCCGTTTACGCCTGTCGGACAGTCAGGTCGCCTTGCTCACCGATACGGTCGGCTTCATCCACAAGTTGCCCACAACATTAGTAGCAGCCTTCCGGGCTACTCTGGAGGAGATTCTGGATGCTCACCTTCTCCTCCATGTCGTGGATATCACTCACCCGAAAGCAGCCGAGCAAGCTGCTGCTGTTCGTCAGGTTCTTCGGGAACTCGGAGCGGATCGCTATCCCACCATCACCGTGCTGAACAAGATCGATCGTTTGGAGCCTACGATCGACCCGGATCGTCTGGCTCGTGAACTCGACATCCCCACCAACGCTGTCTTCGTTTCAGCAGCGACCGGCTATGGGCTGGAGACATTGCGCGACCGGATCGCTCGAACACTGCGCGACATCGCCACCCCGCGCGCTGTGCAGCTCCTGATACCGTATCGGGAGCAGCGCCTCATCGCGACACTCGAGGAGCACGGTATTATCAGTGAGCGTCGCTATCTCGCAGAGGGTATTCTCCTTCGAGCCCGCTTACCGAACTCCCTCCTCCCCCGTTTGGAACCGTTTCTTGCGCCGTCTGTCGACGACGCATGA
- a CDS encoding roadblock/LC7 domain-containing protein — MTVSELVQRLQREFGLDAAIIATTDGLVVEAAQGTSEIDCEAVAAQAVSGLLMLEALGQELSSTPRQAIVEFDRHLVLVAPLDPDTALVLLASGATNLGRLRLAVRRFIPLFQQLISEQGS, encoded by the coding sequence GTGACAGTCAGCGAACTTGTTCAGCGGCTTCAACGCGAATTTGGGTTGGACGCGGCGATCATCGCCACCACCGACGGGTTAGTTGTGGAGGCAGCACAAGGCACGAGCGAGATCGACTGTGAAGCGGTCGCCGCGCAGGCGGTCAGTGGTCTGCTCATGCTGGAAGCTCTCGGGCAGGAACTGTCCAGCACGCCGCGCCAAGCGATCGTGGAGTTCGATCGACATCTCGTGCTCGTCGCCCCCCTCGATCCTGATACCGCGCTCGTCCTCCTGGCCTCCGGTGCGACCAATTTGGGTCGCCTCCGCTTGGCTGTTCGGCGTTTCATCCCCCTGTTCCAGCAGTTGATCAGCGAGCAGGGCAGCTGA
- the purH gene encoding bifunctional phosphoribosylaminoimidazolecarboxamide formyltransferase/IMP cyclohydrolase yields MRALLSVADKTGITVFAQRLVDLGWEIFATGGTARELREHGLPVREISELTGFPELLEGRVKTLHPAVHAAILARHDRSTDLAQLAERGIAPIQLVAVNLYPFDRHVTPETPEDVALELIDVGGPTLLRAAAKNFPWVLPICDPCDYEPIADRLAQFGITGIDHETRRALAAKAFAHLATYDAQIASYLRTEEFPDLLPIPLRKLQTLRYGENPHQRAAVYQILGITPQVSRWQVVGDAALSYNNVLDAVAAWQLVQRFSQPAAVIVKHAAPCGVAVAATPHEAFQRAFEADPVSSFGGIVALNRTLDAETALAVAQHFFDLLIVPDKQPGVETLLVRRKSLRLVIAPPWTDPGVVFRSVGDAVLIQSADRPLRLPETWQVVTSRQPTETEWHDLAFAWTVVPFVLSNGVVIARHAQTVGIGGGQPNRVDAVRLALWRAGERARQAVLASDAFFPFPDSVELAAAAGITAIVQPGGSKRDREVVEAAERAGIAMVFTGERHFRH; encoded by the coding sequence ATGCGCGCTCTGCTTTCCGTCGCGGACAAGACAGGTATCACGGTATTCGCCCAAAGGTTGGTCGACCTCGGCTGGGAAATTTTCGCCACCGGCGGTACAGCTCGTGAGCTCCGAGAACACGGGTTACCGGTACGCGAGATCTCGGAGCTGACTGGTTTTCCGGAGCTGCTCGAAGGACGAGTGAAAACGCTTCACCCCGCCGTACACGCTGCCATACTGGCTCGGCACGATCGCTCGACTGACCTGGCCCAACTGGCAGAGCGCGGTATCGCCCCCATCCAGCTGGTCGCTGTCAACTTGTACCCCTTCGATCGACACGTCACACCGGAAACACCCGAGGATGTCGCTCTCGAGCTGATCGACGTCGGCGGGCCAACACTGTTGCGCGCTGCCGCCAAGAACTTTCCCTGGGTTCTCCCGATCTGTGATCCGTGTGATTACGAACCGATCGCCGACAGGCTCGCCCAATTTGGCATCACCGGAATCGATCATGAGACCCGACGGGCTCTCGCCGCCAAAGCCTTCGCCCATTTGGCGACCTACGATGCCCAGATCGCGAGCTATCTGCGCACGGAAGAATTTCCTGATTTGCTTCCGATCCCTCTCCGGAAACTCCAAACGCTCCGCTATGGAGAAAATCCCCACCAACGCGCCGCCGTTTACCAGATTCTCGGCATCACTCCCCAAGTGAGTCGATGGCAGGTCGTTGGTGACGCTGCGCTTTCCTACAACAACGTGCTCGATGCTGTGGCCGCCTGGCAACTTGTCCAGCGCTTTTCCCAACCAGCCGCTGTCATCGTGAAGCACGCCGCACCCTGTGGTGTCGCTGTGGCAGCGACTCCGCACGAAGCCTTCCAGCGCGCTTTCGAGGCCGATCCGGTCTCTTCCTTCGGGGGCATCGTTGCCCTGAATCGCACACTGGACGCCGAGACCGCTCTCGCCGTTGCCCAACACTTCTTCGATCTCCTGATCGTCCCAGACAAGCAACCAGGCGTGGAGACGCTACTCGTGCGACGCAAGTCGTTGCGCTTGGTCATCGCTCCCCCCTGGACCGATCCTGGCGTCGTTTTCCGAAGCGTGGGGGATGCTGTTCTCATTCAGTCAGCAGATCGACCGCTCCGCCTGCCGGAGACTTGGCAAGTGGTGACGAGTCGCCAGCCCACCGAGACCGAATGGCACGACCTTGCTTTTGCTTGGACAGTCGTGCCGTTCGTCCTCTCCAATGGAGTCGTCATCGCGCGACATGCGCAAACGGTGGGTATCGGCGGTGGCCAACCCAATCGTGTCGATGCGGTCCGGCTCGCCTTATGGCGAGCCGGCGAGCGAGCTCGGCAAGCCGTCCTCGCGAGCGATGCATTTTTCCCGTTTCCGGACAGTGTCGAACTCGCTGCCGCTGCCGGCATCACCGCGATCGTTCAGCCTGGAGGCTCCAAGCGTGATCGCGAAGTCGTCGAAGCTGCGGAGCGGGCGGGGATCGCCATGGTGTTCACCGGGGAGCGTCACTTCCGGCACTAA
- a CDS encoding zinc-dependent metalloprotease — protein sequence MNQRSAQALGLVVGLSVGRWIGQQTRDRLMVLEPPRLVDWERAREIALRLSGGVRLSPLEREEATDRYRRLVTELAPAIADFVGSPVPSGIHRVYAFDRIDWIDANLEGFAEVLRPLEVVIQLPEQPLARAAAVLWAHAGRSAATMEVGMALGFLSRRVLGQYDIAVLGGEPTAAGKLYFVEPNIRWLIRNWRLPEHDFYRWLVLHEVTHAFEFESSPWLRDHVNGLLRQWVEALRHEGKLFHRVIEILRTARRGDWTADTTWMELLMSTEQRRLFRQLQAIMAVIEGYSNYVMREVGREIVESYPLIERRFEERERARTPAERLLLRLTGLDMKLEQYRRGEGFCRAIADRMGREAFAVLWRGPEWLPTYEELAEPDSWISRVTSGSSE from the coding sequence ATGAACCAGCGTTCAGCACAGGCTCTGGGGCTTGTGGTGGGACTCTCGGTCGGGCGATGGATCGGACAGCAGACGCGTGACCGCTTGATGGTTCTCGAACCTCCTCGGCTCGTCGACTGGGAGCGGGCGCGGGAGATCGCGTTACGTCTCTCCGGTGGAGTGCGCTTGAGTCCATTGGAGCGAGAGGAGGCAACGGATCGCTATCGCAGACTCGTCACGGAACTCGCGCCGGCCATCGCTGACTTTGTTGGTTCACCGGTTCCCAGCGGCATACATCGCGTCTATGCCTTCGATCGGATCGATTGGATCGATGCGAATCTGGAAGGATTTGCAGAGGTTCTGCGTCCGCTGGAGGTCGTCATCCAACTACCGGAACAACCGCTCGCTCGGGCTGCTGCGGTCCTCTGGGCGCACGCTGGCCGGTCCGCTGCGACGATGGAAGTGGGGATGGCACTTGGGTTCCTCTCGCGGCGAGTTTTGGGCCAGTACGACATTGCTGTACTCGGTGGGGAACCGACTGCGGCTGGAAAACTCTATTTCGTCGAGCCGAACATTCGCTGGTTGATCAGGAACTGGCGACTGCCCGAGCACGACTTTTATCGTTGGCTGGTCTTGCACGAGGTAACCCATGCCTTCGAGTTCGAAAGCAGTCCTTGGTTGCGCGATCATGTCAATGGGCTCTTGCGCCAGTGGGTCGAAGCGCTGCGACATGAGGGGAAGCTCTTTCATCGCGTCATCGAGATTCTGCGGACCGCTCGGCGAGGGGACTGGACCGCCGATACGACGTGGATGGAACTGCTCATGTCTACCGAGCAGCGACGTCTGTTCCGGCAGTTGCAGGCGATCATGGCTGTCATCGAAGGGTACAGCAACTATGTCATGCGCGAAGTCGGTCGAGAAATCGTTGAATCCTACCCACTGATCGAGCGTCGTTTCGAGGAGCGTGAGCGTGCTCGCACACCAGCGGAGCGTTTGCTACTGCGCCTGACCGGGTTGGACATGAAACTCGAGCAGTATCGGCGTGGTGAGGGGTTCTGCCGAGCGATCGCTGATCGCATGGGACGCGAGGCCTTCGCTGTTTTGTGGAGAGGCCCAGAGTGGTTGCCGACGTACGAGGAACTCGCTGAACCGGATAGCTGGATCAGTCGCGTGACGAGTGGTTCGTCAGAATGA
- a CDS encoding Fur family transcriptional regulator — MDHRQSLLVERLRRAGLRATRPRLIILDVLEQSSGHRSIDELLGLLRARGVRLPRATVYNVIRSLVANGLVMVADTGPGRMLVEPVHSWHHHFVCRECGAVLDVPCVVGAKPCLQPDLAGAEVDEAQVIWRGRCPRCVEKSRLEGGQHDRGAERGARPSGDRTDRGHPDSSDQT; from the coding sequence ATGGACCACCGCCAGTCCCTCCTAGTCGAGCGGTTGCGACGCGCTGGGCTGCGGGCAACGAGACCGCGGCTCATCATTCTCGACGTGCTCGAACAATCCAGCGGTCACCGATCGATCGATGAACTTTTGGGCTTACTGCGAGCTCGCGGTGTTCGCCTACCACGGGCGACGGTTTACAACGTCATTCGTTCGCTCGTCGCAAACGGTCTCGTTATGGTGGCTGACACTGGGCCAGGACGCATGCTCGTGGAACCAGTGCATAGCTGGCATCACCATTTCGTTTGCCGCGAATGCGGTGCCGTACTCGACGTTCCTTGTGTCGTTGGAGCGAAGCCGTGCCTCCAGCCTGATCTTGCTGGTGCTGAGGTCGATGAAGCACAGGTGATCTGGCGTGGACGCTGTCCACGTTGCGTGGAGAAGTCACGACTGGAAGGGGGCCAGCATGACCGCGGGGCAGAACGTGGTGCGCGGCCCTCCGGAGACCGCACGGACAGAGGTCACCCAGACAGTTCTGACCAAACGTGA
- a CDS encoding manganese catalase family protein, with the protein MYLRIDRLQIELPQPKEADPNAAAAVQELLGGRFGEMSTLMNYTYQSFNFRGRDKLRPYYDLIANIATEELGHIELVAATVNLMLTGTTKPGDPESAPLSPAVNLRNTHHFIGTAQTAFVGNSMGAFWHGDYVFSSGNLVLDLLHNFFLECGARLHKIRVYEMTTNPVAREMIGYLLVRGGVHATAYAKALETLTGVQVTKLLPIPNIENSKFPEARKYEAMGVHRRLYRFSPEDYREIAKIWRGPAPAGDGDLEVVDGPPAGGPVPDLPEVPEEFAPGLAPEEIAEIARKLAAG; encoded by the coding sequence ATGTACCTGCGCATCGATCGCTTGCAGATCGAGTTGCCGCAGCCAAAGGAAGCTGACCCGAACGCAGCCGCAGCGGTGCAGGAGCTACTCGGTGGGCGATTCGGCGAGATGTCTACGCTGATGAATTATACCTACCAGTCCTTCAATTTCCGGGGGCGCGATAAGCTGCGACCGTACTATGACCTCATCGCGAATATCGCCACCGAAGAACTGGGGCATATCGAACTCGTGGCGGCAACGGTGAATCTGATGTTGACTGGGACGACGAAGCCGGGCGATCCGGAATCCGCGCCGCTCTCTCCTGCAGTCAATCTTCGGAATACGCATCACTTCATCGGGACGGCGCAGACTGCGTTTGTCGGTAACTCGATGGGTGCATTCTGGCATGGTGATTATGTGTTCTCCAGCGGAAATCTCGTCCTTGATCTCTTGCATAATTTCTTCCTCGAGTGCGGTGCACGGTTACACAAGATTCGTGTGTACGAAATGACAACGAACCCGGTCGCACGCGAAATGATCGGGTATTTGCTCGTCCGTGGCGGAGTGCACGCAACCGCATATGCCAAGGCGCTCGAGACGCTCACTGGTGTGCAAGTGACCAAACTCCTGCCCATCCCGAACATCGAGAACAGCAAGTTTCCGGAAGCTCGCAAGTACGAAGCGATGGGCGTTCATCGACGGCTCTATCGCTTCAGCCCAGAGGACTATCGTGAAATCGCGAAGATCTGGCGTGGGCCGGCTCCAGCTGGCGATGGGGACTTGGAGGTGGTGGACGGACCGCCAGCGGGTGGACCCGTCCCTGACCTGCCTGAAGTGCCGGAGGAGTTCGCACCAGGATTGGCGCCGGAGGAGATTGCGGAAATCGCTAGGAAGCTCGCGGCTGGCTGA
- the purM gene encoding phosphoribosylformylglycinamidine cyclo-ligase, translating to MEPRTYAASGVDQARADSIKRRIAQYVQETFSPGVLRPLGLFGGIVEAPGTNGTLALVATIDSVGTKVIIASVLGHHEGIGIDLVHHSANDLLACGAEPLFFLDYFATAELEETVLEALVRGMTRACGALGCALIGGETAQLPGVYTPGAYDLAGCMVGVVPVEGIIDGRRIEPGDLVLGLPSDGLHTNGYSLVRAVLGLTGNPQHDRPLLAEVPPWSDRSLGDLLLQPHRCYVPLLRTWLRDSRLHGLAHITGGGLTGNLSRIVPDGCRIEIDASSWPVPPLFEEIRQRGSISPTEMFRVFNMGIGFAVIGTPSFIHALQQALGEGWIVGHVVRAERPRVIVRGGMLGMQILTDSESA from the coding sequence ATGGAGCCACGAACGTACGCAGCCAGCGGTGTTGATCAGGCACGAGCTGATTCGATCAAGCGCCGCATCGCACAGTATGTCCAAGAGACCTTCAGTCCTGGTGTTCTCCGACCGCTCGGGCTCTTTGGTGGCATCGTCGAGGCACCCGGAACGAACGGCACGCTAGCGCTCGTCGCGACTATCGACAGTGTCGGGACCAAGGTCATCATCGCTTCGGTCCTCGGTCACCACGAGGGGATCGGCATCGACCTCGTTCACCACAGCGCGAACGATCTTTTGGCATGTGGTGCCGAACCACTCTTTTTCCTGGATTACTTCGCTACGGCTGAGTTGGAGGAGACGGTACTCGAGGCTCTGGTCCGGGGGATGACACGGGCATGTGGCGCGCTCGGTTGCGCGCTCATCGGGGGAGAAACAGCGCAGCTTCCTGGCGTCTATACTCCCGGAGCCTACGATCTCGCTGGTTGCATGGTCGGCGTCGTGCCCGTCGAAGGAATCATCGACGGACGTCGCATCGAGCCGGGTGACCTCGTCCTTGGGCTCCCCAGCGACGGACTCCATACGAACGGCTACTCGTTGGTACGGGCAGTGCTCGGGTTGACCGGGAACCCACAGCATGATCGGCCGCTTCTAGCGGAAGTGCCACCTTGGTCTGATCGTTCGCTGGGTGATCTCTTGCTTCAACCTCACCGCTGTTACGTTCCCCTCTTACGCACGTGGCTCCGCGATTCGCGGCTCCACGGTCTGGCCCATATTACTGGCGGTGGTCTAACAGGAAATTTGTCACGGATCGTCCCGGACGGCTGCCGGATCGAGATCGATGCCAGCAGTTGGCCAGTTCCACCATTGTTCGAGGAAATACGCCAGCGAGGAAGTATCTCACCAACTGAAATGTTCCGCGTTTTCAACATGGGAATTGGCTTCGCTGTCATCGGGACACCGTCGTTCATCCATGCATTGCAGCAGGCATTGGGTGAGGGTTGGATCGTCGGTCATGTCGTCCGTGCCGAGCGACCGCGCGTCATCGTTCGTGGTGGGATGTTAGGTATGCAGATTCTGACCGACAGTGAGTCGGCCTGA
- a CDS encoding GTP-binding protein gives MALIDVAAREIHAKIVYYGPGLSGKTTNLQVVHASLPEHVKSQLVSIDTEAERTLFFDFLPLDVGTVHGYRLRLQLYTVPGQTLYRQTRLAVLSGADGVVFVADAQRERLADNLQSLRELAQNLLRQGKRFTAFPLVLQYNKMDLANALPLPVLDRYLNPMRAPRFPAIAIQSIGVIETLRAIVKIVIDRL, from the coding sequence ATGGCACTGATCGACGTCGCAGCACGCGAGATCCACGCCAAAATCGTCTATTACGGTCCGGGGCTTTCGGGAAAGACAACCAACCTTCAGGTCGTACATGCCTCGTTACCTGAGCATGTGAAGAGTCAGCTCGTTTCCATCGATACGGAGGCCGAGCGAACGCTGTTCTTCGACTTTCTTCCGCTCGACGTCGGGACCGTGCACGGTTATCGTCTCCGCCTCCAGCTCTATACTGTCCCAGGCCAAACCTTGTATAGACAAACGCGTCTCGCGGTTCTGAGCGGGGCTGACGGCGTCGTCTTCGTTGCTGATGCCCAGCGCGAGCGCCTGGCTGACAATTTGCAAAGTCTGCGCGAACTGGCACAGAACCTGCTCCGGCAAGGAAAGCGCTTTACCGCCTTTCCGCTGGTCTTGCAATACAACAAAATGGACCTCGCGAATGCGCTCCCTCTTCCTGTTCTGGACCGTTATCTCAATCCGATGCGCGCCCCGCGCTTCCCGGCTATCGCCATCCAATCGATCGGGGTCATCGAGACCCTCCGCGCGATCGTCAAAATCGTGATCGATCGCCTGTGA
- a CDS encoding 2-deoxy-5-keto-D-gluconate 6-phosphate aldolase domain-containing protein has product MRVGYDRPLYILAFDHRSSFEELAAKAGVPESERAAKISEAKRVIFEGFMVAVDRGAPRDAAGILVDEQYGADVARAARERGYILAMPVEKSGQKVFDFEYGEQFGEHILAFDPTFSKVLVRYNPDDSPETKRIQLERLKRLHDWLRERERRFLLELLVPATKEQLEAVGGDSERYDREVRPELTLQAIDEFYAADIVPDIWKIEGLDRREDCERMGAKVRSGGRDAVSCVVLGRGADAARVDHWLRMAAGVPGYVGFAIGRTLWWDGVQGYLNGTLTREVAAEKIAANYLRAIDLYVSAARAPVA; this is encoded by the coding sequence ATGCGTGTCGGATACGATCGGCCACTGTACATCCTGGCCTTCGATCACCGGAGTTCCTTCGAGGAGCTCGCGGCGAAAGCCGGTGTGCCAGAGAGCGAGCGGGCAGCCAAGATCAGTGAAGCAAAGCGTGTCATTTTCGAGGGCTTCATGGTAGCGGTTGACCGTGGGGCTCCACGTGATGCAGCAGGAATTCTCGTTGACGAGCAGTACGGGGCCGACGTCGCGCGAGCCGCACGAGAACGCGGCTACATTCTCGCGATGCCGGTCGAAAAGAGCGGTCAGAAGGTGTTCGATTTCGAATATGGCGAGCAATTCGGTGAGCACATCCTCGCGTTCGATCCGACCTTCAGTAAAGTTCTGGTCCGTTACAACCCCGATGACTCGCCGGAAACGAAACGCATTCAGCTGGAGCGGCTCAAGCGACTCCACGATTGGCTACGTGAACGCGAACGCCGCTTCTTGCTCGAGTTGCTGGTTCCAGCGACGAAAGAACAACTGGAGGCTGTCGGAGGTGACAGTGAACGATACGATCGCGAAGTGCGACCAGAACTCACGCTGCAGGCGATCGACGAGTTTTATGCAGCGGATATCGTTCCGGACATTTGGAAGATCGAAGGGCTCGATCGTCGAGAAGACTGCGAACGAATGGGTGCGAAGGTTCGAAGCGGTGGGCGCGATGCAGTGAGCTGCGTGGTGCTCGGTCGCGGGGCTGATGCTGCGCGCGTCGACCATTGGTTGCGCATGGCAGCGGGGGTTCCCGGATACGTCGGTTTCGCGATCGGTCGCACGCTCTGGTGGGACGGTGTCCAGGGGTACTTGAATGGCACGCTGACGCGCGAGGTTGCCGCAGAGAAGATCGCAGCGAATTATCTGCGAGCGATCGACCTCTACGTGTCAGCAGCGCGCGCTCCTGTGGCGTGA
- a CDS encoding DNA double-strand break repair nuclease NurA gives MTLDILKVAGELRAAVETVIEKERSGRPALLELLRVFDDAEITRRVASARTSWLLGLPLGRYFERIAAPARVRAGYSCVATDASVVVSDRHGPVQYVVINVGFCVLEYGEEPAAQLGSDPIVLWREEELSIPDGTRRIPITGNVLAMRRMVAELEAALRLTQHVHEPVLALQDGTLIPWVLEGQTSSLVQWGIEGYARALGEFRRRRTPVAGVISYPGSRDIINVLRVAACDYPRLGQRVNCDDCLRRVARGERVQACAIVPDVTDRWFFATLDDVRLAPGERSACFRSQSSILDQLPADDRIVFFYLHTGTEVARVELPHWVAVDRDLLDFVHAVVWDQCSRARGYPLALQEAHEQAVVHREERLQLAGLIEQFFARNGFLEQRSAKERSKRVRYA, from the coding sequence ATGACGCTCGATATCCTCAAGGTCGCTGGTGAGCTTCGGGCAGCAGTAGAGACGGTAATCGAAAAGGAGCGCAGTGGACGCCCTGCGCTTCTCGAACTCTTGCGTGTGTTCGACGACGCGGAGATCACGCGCCGCGTGGCAAGCGCGCGCACCTCATGGCTTCTGGGTCTGCCGCTCGGACGTTATTTCGAACGAATCGCCGCTCCCGCACGAGTGCGTGCGGGCTACAGCTGCGTGGCCACTGATGCATCGGTGGTGGTAAGCGATCGCCACGGTCCAGTGCAGTACGTGGTCATCAATGTCGGCTTCTGCGTCCTGGAATACGGTGAGGAGCCAGCGGCTCAACTCGGTTCTGACCCGATCGTCTTGTGGAGAGAGGAAGAACTCTCGATCCCCGATGGTACTCGCCGAATACCGATCACCGGTAACGTGCTCGCGATGCGTCGGATGGTTGCTGAACTCGAAGCAGCGTTACGCCTGACCCAGCATGTTCACGAGCCGGTTCTTGCTCTCCAGGATGGAACGCTGATTCCTTGGGTGTTGGAGGGGCAGACCTCCAGCCTGGTGCAGTGGGGAATCGAGGGATATGCGCGGGCCCTGGGGGAGTTTCGCCGTCGGAGAACACCAGTGGCTGGGGTCATCAGTTATCCTGGTTCGCGTGACATCATCAACGTCCTGCGTGTCGCAGCTTGCGATTATCCCCGACTCGGGCAAAGGGTGAATTGCGATGATTGCCTCCGGCGTGTGGCACGAGGGGAACGCGTGCAGGCCTGTGCGATCGTCCCCGACGTCACCGACCGCTGGTTCTTCGCGACACTCGATGACGTTCGCCTGGCGCCTGGGGAGCGGTCTGCATGCTTTCGGAGCCAATCGTCCATTCTGGATCAGCTGCCTGCGGACGACCGCATCGTGTTCTTTTATCTTCATACTGGAACGGAAGTCGCTCGTGTCGAACTGCCGCATTGGGTCGCTGTGGATCGGGATCTCCTCGATTTTGTGCATGCGGTCGTGTGGGATCAGTGCAGTCGGGCACGAGGGTACCCGCTGGCACTCCAAGAGGCGCACGAGCAGGCCGTCGTGCATCGAGAAGAGCGGCTGCAGCTCGCCGGCTTGATCGAGCAGTTCTTCGCCCGCAATGGTTTCCTGGAGCAACGCTCGGCGAAGGAGCGGAGCAAGCGGGTGCGGTATGCATGA